A stretch of DNA from Methanoplanus endosymbiosus:
GACGGTAAAGGAAACCTATCCTCCGGCTTACGTAATTGCAAGAGCTGTTGACAGGTTAAGCCTCACCCTGCTCGAACAGGCCGGTTCAGACATGACACTTTATCCGCAGGAAGTCTTTGCAAAATCCGCAGTACACCATATCAGAAAACTTCACTCGTCAAGGCTCGCAAGAAAACTCTACCATTACCTCTCTGAAATTGAAGGAATAATGGGTATATTTCTCCATGCTAACCCGGATCCGGATGCGATATCGAGCGCAATGGGACTCTGTGCAATAGCAAAAACTGCGAGCGGCGGGAAACTCGAATGCAGAATCGTATATGACGGCAAGATCGGCCATCAGGAAAACAGGGCATTTGTCACCCTTCTTGACATTGAGATGGTGAAATTCTCTGACGAAGTCATCGATGAATGTGATTATTTTGCACTTGTTGATTCACCGGGACCCGGAATAAACAATTCAGTCCCTGACAACATCCACGTCAATATAATAGTTGACCACCACATGCCTCCGGATAATGAACAGTCAGTTCCGGCTGAATTTGTAGATATAAGGCCGAATGCGGGCGCAGCTGCATCGATAATAACGCAATACATACAGGAACTCGGAATATCAATAGACCAGAAGGTTGCAACTGCACTTCTGTATGGCATCAGGGCAGACACAAGGGAATTCTCCAGAAATACAACACCACAGGACTTAAACTACGCCGCATACCTGCTCCCCCTGACAGATGGAGATCTTCTCGGAAAGATTACATCACCCTCAATGTCGCCAGAGACAATGGAAGGCTTTGGCAATGCCATCAGAAACAGGAAAGTCCAGAGCGGCTATCTCTTTACAAATGTCGGATATGTCAGAAACCGCGACATAATCCCGCAGGCCGCAGATCTGATGATTCAGCTTGAAGGCATAAATACAGCAATTGCATATGGAATAGGAGAAGAGTTCATCACCATATCAGCAAGAAACAAGGACATCAGGCTTCATGTGGGCAATGTCTTAAAAGAGGCATTCTCCGATATCGGTGAAGCCGGCGGCCATGCCACAATGGCAGCGGCACGAATACCACTCAACTCTTTTTCCCTTGTAAAGAATAAGGAAGAACTCCTTGCACTTGTAATTGACCCGATTCTCGAACGTTTTGCTGACCTCGTAGATATAAACAAAAAAGTCACAACACATGAACAGCGGCTTACAGAAAACGGATGAAACAGAGAAATGCTTCACAGGAGAGCATGATGAGATTTAAAGACTGGGAACCCCATTACACAAAAATACTCGACTATTTTGGATTTGACAGGGACGGAGATGAGAAAGCCGCCATCCTTGCATCAGAGCTTACGGACAGAGACGACATAAATCTCCTGAAAGAACTCTGCGGGGGCAATACAGTAACAGTATGCGGAAATGCACCCTGCCTTGACTCTGACATCAAAAAGATAAAGGGGAAAGTCCTCGCCGCAGATGCAGCATCTGAGAGACTGTATAAAGCGGGCATACTTCCGGATGCGATATTCACCGATCTTGACGGCTGTGATGAGAGTTTCATTGAGATGAATGATAAGGGAACGGTGATCGTTATCCATGCACACGGAGACAATATCTTTCTCCTCAAAAACTGGATACCACGGTTTAAAGGTCCGCTTGTGCTCACAACCCAGGCAGAACCCATATCAAATGTCCACAATTACGGCGGATTTACAGACGGAGACAGGGCGGCATTTACAGCAGACGAATTTGGTGCTGAAGAGATAATCTTTGCAGGCTTTGATCTCGACGACAAAACAGTAAATCCAATGAAGAGAGGCAAACTGATGATTGCCAAGGATCTCTTAAGAGAAATCGGATATGAGATCTGACAGTCCCGGTGGCAAAGTGCCAAAGGCTGTAATCATAGACGGATATGTAGATGAACCTGCATGCCTCGGAGTATCGCCCTATATCTCACCATATGTCCGCTATGCAGCAGGCGTATGTGCAGAGAGAGGGTTTAAAACCGGATATTACACCATTGATCAGTTAAGGAAAAATCCGGCGGTATTTTCTGAGCTTCAGGCAAGCGACTATGTCATTGTCATATCAGGGGTTACAGTGCCGGGGAAGTACTTTGCCGGAACTCCGGCAACGGCTACTGAAATCATGCAGATTGCAGAGTCGCTCACAGTGCCTGAGACATTCTTCGGAGGCCCGTTAAATCTTGGATATTCCGGCGGCGGCGGCCATTATGCAGAGAAGCAGTGCTTCTCATCCTACGATCACATACTAAAAGGAGAGATTGGAGCAGCCCTTGACAACGCTCTTTCCGGCAGACAACCGGAAGGGAAGCTGAACTACGAAAAGATTGACAGATTCAGCGCTGCCGGAAGCTTCATCATAAAACTTCATCCAAAATTTCCGCATGTGATCTGTGAGATGGAGACCGCACGCGGGTGCTCGAGATCTGTGACAGGCGGATGTTCATTCTGCACAGAGTCAGTGTACGGCGAGCCTGTATTCAGAAGTCCAAAGGGCATATTTGCAGAGACAAGGGCGCTGCATGAGAGCGGGGCAGAGCATATAAGAGTCGGCAGGCAGCCTGACATTCTGGCATACGGTGCTAAGATCGGGGAAGAATTCCCAACGCCAAAACCCGATGTGATCGAGAGGTTATTCTCCGGAATCAGGAGCAATGCGCCCGGCCTTCATACACTGCATATAGACAATGTAAACCCCGGCACCATTGCAGCCCATGAGGAGGAGGCAAAGGAAGCCCTGAGAGCGATTGTGAAGTGGCATACAGCAGGGGATGTAGCAGCATTCGGCCTTGAGTCAGCAGATCCTGCTGTTATATCTGCCAACAACCTCAAAGCCTCAGCAGAAGAGGTTATGAGAGCCATTGAGATTGTAAACGAAGTCGGGGCAGTCAGAAGAGACGGAGTACCGGAACTTCTTCCGGGGATAAATTTCGTCACCGGACTTTCGGGTGAGACAAAAGAGACCTACAGGCTCAACCTTGAATTTCTGCATGAGGTCGCCAGACGCGGACTGCTTGTCAGAAGGGTAAACATCCGGCAGGTGATGCCCTTTGAAGGGACAAAAGCCTATGATAACAATACACTTGGCATGCACGACAGGGAATTTAAGGCGTTTAAGGATGATGTCCGCCGGAATTTTGACCTGCCGATGTTAAAGAGGGTATTTCCGGCGGGAACTCCCCTTAAGGAGATAATCATTGAGGAGAGCGGCAAAACCTCATTCGGGCGGCAGATGGGATCTTATCCTATACTTGTCGGAATCCCGCAGGAGATAAAAGAAGGAACGGTCACTGATGCCGCAGTCACTGACTGGGGATTTAGATCAGTCACTGCGATGACCATTCCGGTTAAGATAAATGAACTATCAATACACGCCTTAAAATACCTCCCCGGAGTCGGAAAGAAGAGGGCCGCATCCATCATTGCAAAGAGGCCGTTTAAAAATATTGAGGAATTCAGAAAGATTGTGGGTGAGACACCCATTGATGATATAATCCAGTTCTGAGATTATAACTTTTTTTTCAGCCGGAATTTTATTAAGGCAGAAATCTGACAGTTCAGCTCTTTTTATCCCCGGAATATTCCTTAATTTCGATGAACTTCAGGATGTCGGTTCGTGTGACAATGCCGGCAACCCTGCCGTTTTTCACCACCGGAATCCTGCCGATATTCTGCATAGACATGATCTTTAACACATCTGCAAGTGGCTGTGATGGTGAAACTACCATAAGATCGGATGACATCACATCCCTTACAACCAGAGCATCACTGTCAATGGAGGCATGTGATCCCGCATCCGCAAGAGTTACCATGCCAACGAGATCCTCGCCGTCCATCACCGGAAAGCCAAGATGCCTCGTCTGATACATGAGATCAACAAGTTCTGAGATTGGCATATGCGGCCGTACAACCGTCACAGGCGAGGACATCGCATCCTTTACACAGACATCCCGGAGCAGCTCATTGTACTTCATCATTGATGCCTCCTGCCCGGCACCGAGATAGACGAATACTGCGATTATTATGAGCACAGGGCTGAATATTAACAGTCCGACAATACCGAATACTATCGCAAAACCCCGGCCGACATCTGCTGCTATTTTTGTTGCCCGGTGAACCGGCATCCTCTTTGCAAGAAGTGCCCTGAGCACCCGTCCGCCGTCCATAGGAAAAGCCGGAATAAGATTGAAGAGGAAGAGAAGAATGTTCAGAAAGCCCAGGTATCCAAGAATATAAAAGACGAGTGAGGCAAAGGCCGGCTGAGAGATCGTGACATACGAGATATAAGCCGCTACCGAGGTCACAATCCCGATGATAAGGCTTGCAAACGGCCCTGCAAGCGCCATTGGAAGTTCGATGGCAGGATCCGGAGACTTACCCTCATCTATGGATGATATACCGCCAAGTATCAGCAGGGTAATACCCGTAACTTCCAGCCCTTTTGAGAGAGCGACAACAGAATGTGCCAGTTCATGTATCAGAACGCCCGCAAAAAGTGAAACAGTCACAACAGCGCCGAGAGCATATGGCATTGTTCCGGCAGTGATAAGCGAGAGATCCATCTCATAAGGCAGACTGTAAATTTCCTCAAGAAAGGATGCGCTGTACTCAATCTGATAACCGATTATATACGTAAAAAGCGGAATAACCAGCAGAAATGTGAAATGTAACCTTATGGGAATGCCAAACAGCCTGCCTATCTGTATTGAATCCTGCATTGAGATAGATTATATTTTTAAATATTAAGTATTATACCTTCAACCGGTAACGATGAAAACACAAATCACCGAGCTCTTCGGGGTAGAAGTTTATACAGACAAGGCAGTCCGTGTCGGCACGGTTGACGATGCCATACTGAATATCGACACAAAAAAAGTAGATGCTCTTGCCATTGGAGATTTAAACCCTGAATTTGTTCAGATGAAGGGATTCACCGGAATAAAAATCCCATACAGGATTGTAAAGTCAATAGGAGACATAATCATCATCCGCCATATCAACAATATGTTCCAGAAGAATGAATCCAAATAAAAAAGGGAGAACTTACCGGTTATATGCAGGAAAGAGAGATCTTCAGTGGTATTTATGCAGTCCCGCCTGTCATTGTCAGGCTTGACGGAAGGGCATTTCACAGCCTGACCAGAGATCTGAATTTTAAAAAGCCATTTGATGAGAAGTTCAGCTCTGCCATGTGGAGAGTATCTGAGAAACTCATCTCCAAAAGCGGTCTTGAACCGGAATTTGCATATACATTTTCAGACGAGATAAGCCTCTACTTTGCAAATCTTCCCTTTAAAGGACGCATTGAGAAGATAAATTCAGTCTGCGCCTCATATGCGGCATCTGCCCTCCTCCTTGAACTTGGCCTGAATAAGCCGCTGGCATTTGATTCAAGGGTTATAATGATACAGAAAGACCAGACCGGAAAATATCTCTCATGGCGGCAGAGTGAGGCATGGAGAAACCATATGAATGCCTACTGCCAGAGCGCCCTCATATCCGAAGGAAATACAGGCACAGAGACTGCCAGGATAATGAAGGGGATGAAGTCGGCAGATATGCACGAGATGATGTTTAACCGGGGCGTGAATCTTTCGGAAACTCCGGCATGGCAGAGGCGCGGAACAGTCATTCATAAGGACAAAGTGCTCAGAAAGGGCTTTAACCCCATAACCGGCACTGAAGTTACAGCCTCCCGGACAATAATTACGGCTGACAAAAACCCGCCCCTCTTCAGTGACGTGCAGGCTGCGGACGAATATATAATAAAACTGCTCTCACGCGATGAAGAGACACAGTGAACAATAACCACAGTATCTCCGGCAGGCAATAATTTCCGGAGAAAAAATACTTTTTTACAGATAGAATCCGGTTATGCCAAAGATTCCGGCGGGCAGTATTTCAGACCCAAACAAAAAAAAATTAATTTAAGCCGGAAATTCAGGAAAGACCTGAAATTCCGATATTCATCGTTATTCCTTCAACGTCCCAGTCCTGAACAAGTGATGCTTCAACATCTCCCGTTTCAGAGATCTCAAGAGACTTTGCACGCACTTCGTTCATTATCATCTCTTTCCATCCGGAGACAAGACCCAGAATTTTTTCGTCCTCAATCTGAACGACTGCTGAAATAGAGTCATCAACCTGGAGATCAAGCTGCTTTCTCATCTCCTGGATTCTCCTGATGACCTCCCTTGCGTACCCTTCGGCTGTGAGATCGTCATCAAGGGTTACATCGACACAGACAATGCCCCCGTCCATCTTTGCGGAGAAGACATTCTCCGGAAGCTCCTCATCAAATGCAACATGCTTTGCTGTAATCGTGTACCCGGAGATCTCAACCGAGCCGTTTGCCCCGATCTCACGCTTAAGCATGGCTGCGTCCGCACCTTCGATTGCGGCTTTGACCTTCGGCCCTTCCTTTCCGAATTCCGGCCCGATTGCCCTCATAACAGGTTCGGCCTTTACGCCCATGCGGTCCCACGCACCCTTCACAACCGTAACTCTGCGTGCATTGGCACGCTGGCGGCAGAGTTCATTGAGCCTTATAACCGCAGCTTCAGAAACATCAGAGTCAGTGATGACAATAGCCTCTGCAACAGGCCATCTCAGCTTTCTTCTGCCGTCCTGCCTTGCAGTTGCAACAGCATCATCAAATGACCTTACAACCGCCATCTCGGCCTCAGCTGATGCTTCCTTTAAGGAGTCATCACCTGCAAACCAGTCGAGCATATGAACACTTGCAGGATCAGCCTCTGATCTGAGATTACTGTATATCTTCTCGGAGATATGCGGGGTGAACGGTGCAAGCAGACCTGAAAGCCGCCTCATGACATAGTACATCGTCTCATATGCCTGCCTCTTGCTGACAGAGTCCTCCTCAAGCCACATCCTTGAGCGGACCAGCTGCACATACCAGCGTGAGATGTCCTCCAGAATACATGATATAAGCAGACGGGTTGCACGGTGAAGCTCACAGGTTCCAATGTAACCGGTAACGTCAGATGCCACAGTATTGATTCTTGAGATGATCCATCTGTCCTCATCCGGCATTGACGCAAAATTCTCCCTGACATACTTTCCGTCCCAGATTCCTGATTCATCAGTTTCCGGTTCAAAAGAGTCAAGGATCATATACGGAAGCGGGAAGCGGTACACATTCCAGAGAATATTTGCCGCACGGTTGGTTGTTTTGACACCATCCCAGTTGAACTTGAGATCGTCCCAGGGAGCGCTTGCAGACATGATGTACAGCCTTAAGACATCAACACCGACCTTCTCAATGACCTCCTCAGGTGCAACGACATTGCCAAAGGACTTGCTCATCTTTCTGCCATCTGAATCGAGAGCAAAACCGTGCATCATCACGCTCTTGTATGGTGATCTGTCAAAGGCGATTGTTGAAGCGCCGAGCTGGGAATAGAACCATCCTCTCGTCTGGTCCTGACCTTCGGTTATGAAATCAGCCGGCCAGAGCTTCTCAAAGTCGTCAGTCTTTCCGGGGTAGCCGATTGTCGCCCATGAAGCCATTGCAGAGTCAAACCAGACATCGAATATATCCTCAACCCTTCTCATAGTCCCGCCGCATGAACAGGAGTAT
This window harbors:
- a CDS encoding CBS domain-containing protein, with amino-acid sequence MQDSIQIGRLFGIPIRLHFTFLLVIPLFTYIIGYQIEYSASFLEEIYSLPYEMDLSLITAGTMPYALGAVVTVSLFAGVLIHELAHSVVALSKGLEVTGITLLILGGISSIDEGKSPDPAIELPMALAGPFASLIIGIVTSVAAYISYVTISQPAFASLVFYILGYLGFLNILLFLFNLIPAFPMDGGRVLRALLAKRMPVHRATKIAADVGRGFAIVFGIVGLLIFSPVLIIIAVFVYLGAGQEASMMKYNELLRDVCVKDAMSSPVTVVRPHMPISELVDLMYQTRHLGFPVMDGEDLVGMVTLADAGSHASIDSDALVVRDVMSSDLMVVSPSQPLADVLKIMSMQNIGRIPVVKNGRVAGIVTRTDILKFIEIKEYSGDKKS
- the ileS gene encoding isoleucine--tRNA ligase — translated: MKEVTSSFNAKEVEGEVLKFWTENDTYGKVKELREGGDDYFFVDGPPYTTGHIHLGTAWNKILKDTILRYKRMCGLNVTDRAGYDMHGLPIEVRVENELGFKSKKDIEKFGISEFIEKCRDFAVTHKDIMSEQFKALGIWMDFDNPYQTITPDYVEAAWWALKKADEKKLLETGSRVVNWCPRCETAIADSEVEYWDEQDPSIYVKFPVKGAEKEYLVIWTTTPWTLPANVAVAVKEEFVYVKVLAEKEDSSEYLWIAEDLAGEVLKKGRYKDFSVVEKKTGAELAGTEYESPLADFVPRQKEIAHRVVMADHVTLENTGMVHTAPGHGWDDYLVGLRDNLEIVCPVDGRGIFTAEAGEFEGLFVKDADAKVLEALGDHLLREMKIVHRYGHCWRCKTPIISLATEQWFIAIPKIKEQMLEEIAKVKWYPEWAGSARFHDFVADARDWCISRQRYWGIPIPVWKCDSCDNYDSFGTMAELNEKAGSNLTDPHRPYVDEITYSCSCGGTMRRVEDIFDVWFDSAMASWATIGYPGKTDDFEKLWPADFITEGQDQTRGWFYSQLGASTIAFDRSPYKSVMMHGFALDSDGRKMSKSFGNVVAPEEVIEKVGVDVLRLYIMSASAPWDDLKFNWDGVKTTNRAANILWNVYRFPLPYMILDSFEPETDESGIWDGKYVRENFASMPDEDRWIISRINTVASDVTGYIGTCELHRATRLLISCILEDISRWYVQLVRSRMWLEEDSVSKRQAYETMYYVMRRLSGLLAPFTPHISEKIYSNLRSEADPASVHMLDWFAGDDSLKEASAEAEMAVVRSFDDAVATARQDGRRKLRWPVAEAIVITDSDVSEAAVIRLNELCRQRANARRVTVVKGAWDRMGVKAEPVMRAIGPEFGKEGPKVKAAIEGADAAMLKREIGANGSVEISGYTITAKHVAFDEELPENVFSAKMDGGIVCVDVTLDDDLTAEGYAREVIRRIQEMRKQLDLQVDDSISAVVQIEDEKILGLVSGWKEMIMNEVRAKSLEISETGDVEASLVQDWDVEGITMNIGISGLS
- a CDS encoding tRNA(His) guanylyltransferase Thg1 family protein produces the protein MQEREIFSGIYAVPPVIVRLDGRAFHSLTRDLNFKKPFDEKFSSAMWRVSEKLISKSGLEPEFAYTFSDEISLYFANLPFKGRIEKINSVCASYAASALLLELGLNKPLAFDSRVIMIQKDQTGKYLSWRQSEAWRNHMNAYCQSALISEGNTGTETARIMKGMKSADMHEMMFNRGVNLSETPAWQRRGTVIHKDKVLRKGFNPITGTEVTASRTIITADKNPPLFSDVQAADEYIIKLLSRDEETQ
- a CDS encoding PRC-barrel domain-containing protein, which codes for MKTQITELFGVEVYTDKAVRVGTVDDAILNIDTKKVDALAIGDLNPEFVQMKGFTGIKIPYRIVKSIGDIIIIRHINNMFQKNESK
- a CDS encoding DHH family phosphoesterase, with protein sequence MPDSLPNGSSDKVKYLVLGCGSIGYNVVEVLAHDSDEIIIIDSDEKRVEDLRDQNYEAIVRDIQKNDFLNSLPVPEVVFVLSSDKNANLEAVKTVKETYPPAYVIARAVDRLSLTLLEQAGSDMTLYPQEVFAKSAVHHIRKLHSSRLARKLYHYLSEIEGIMGIFLHANPDPDAISSAMGLCAIAKTASGGKLECRIVYDGKIGHQENRAFVTLLDIEMVKFSDEVIDECDYFALVDSPGPGINNSVPDNIHVNIIVDHHMPPDNEQSVPAEFVDIRPNAGAAASIITQYIQELGISIDQKVATALLYGIRADTREFSRNTTPQDLNYAAYLLPLTDGDLLGKITSPSMSPETMEGFGNAIRNRKVQSGYLFTNVGYVRNRDIIPQAADLMIQLEGINTAIAYGIGEEFITISARNKDIRLHVGNVLKEAFSDIGEAGGHATMAAARIPLNSFSLVKNKEELLALVIDPILERFADLVDINKKVTTHEQRLTENG
- a CDS encoding 6-hydroxymethylpterin diphosphokinase MptE-like protein, which translates into the protein MRFKDWEPHYTKILDYFGFDRDGDEKAAILASELTDRDDINLLKELCGGNTVTVCGNAPCLDSDIKKIKGKVLAADAASERLYKAGILPDAIFTDLDGCDESFIEMNDKGTVIVIHAHGDNIFLLKNWIPRFKGPLVLTTQAEPISNVHNYGGFTDGDRAAFTADEFGAEEIIFAGFDLDDKTVNPMKRGKLMIAKDLLREIGYEI
- a CDS encoding radical SAM protein; this encodes MRSDSPGGKVPKAVIIDGYVDEPACLGVSPYISPYVRYAAGVCAERGFKTGYYTIDQLRKNPAVFSELQASDYVIVISGVTVPGKYFAGTPATATEIMQIAESLTVPETFFGGPLNLGYSGGGGHYAEKQCFSSYDHILKGEIGAALDNALSGRQPEGKLNYEKIDRFSAAGSFIIKLHPKFPHVICEMETARGCSRSVTGGCSFCTESVYGEPVFRSPKGIFAETRALHESGAEHIRVGRQPDILAYGAKIGEEFPTPKPDVIERLFSGIRSNAPGLHTLHIDNVNPGTIAAHEEEAKEALRAIVKWHTAGDVAAFGLESADPAVISANNLKASAEEVMRAIEIVNEVGAVRRDGVPELLPGINFVTGLSGETKETYRLNLEFLHEVARRGLLVRRVNIRQVMPFEGTKAYDNNTLGMHDREFKAFKDDVRRNFDLPMLKRVFPAGTPLKEIIIEESGKTSFGRQMGSYPILVGIPQEIKEGTVTDAAVTDWGFRSVTAMTIPVKINELSIHALKYLPGVGKKRAASIIAKRPFKNIEEFRKIVGETPIDDIIQF